One Luteibacter aegosomaticola genomic window carries:
- a CDS encoding 1,2-dihydroxy-3-keto-5-methylthiopentene dioxygenase, with translation MSRLRIYDETDHSPLKVLTDHPAIAAELNAIGVRFEQWEANQPIQPGASQDEVIAAYKSDIDRLMKENGYQAVDVISLKPDHPDRAAFRSKFLNEHTHSEDEVRFFVAGAGQFTLHKDGKVYEVLCEKGDLIGVPDGTRHWFDMSVSPYFVAIRLFTNVEGWVASFTGEDIAERFPRMDPHPSAALAS, from the coding sequence ATGAGCCGTCTGCGCATCTACGACGAAACCGACCACTCCCCACTCAAGGTCCTGACCGACCATCCCGCGATCGCCGCGGAGCTGAACGCCATCGGCGTCCGCTTCGAGCAGTGGGAGGCCAACCAGCCGATCCAGCCCGGCGCGAGCCAGGATGAGGTCATCGCGGCTTACAAGAGCGATATCGATCGCCTGATGAAGGAAAATGGCTACCAGGCCGTGGACGTCATCAGCCTGAAGCCCGACCACCCCGACCGCGCCGCGTTTCGCTCGAAGTTCCTGAACGAGCACACGCATAGCGAGGACGAGGTGCGCTTCTTCGTCGCCGGCGCCGGCCAGTTCACCCTGCACAAGGATGGCAAGGTGTACGAAGTGCTATGCGAAAAGGGCGACCTTATCGGCGTGCCCGATGGCACCCGCCACTGGTTCGACATGAGCGTTTCGCCGTACTTCGTGGCTATCCGCCTGTTTACCAACGTGGAAGGCTGGGTCGCCAGCTTCACCGGCGAGGACATCGCGGAGCGTTTCCCGCGCATGGACCCGCACCCGTCGGCCGCCCTCGCGTCGTAA
- the mtnC gene encoding acireductone synthase, whose amino-acid sequence MSDIRAVLTDIEGTTSSIDFVKDVLFPYARQHLPAFVETHADEPEVQHWLHEAAKEAGIVEASRTEIIDLLIRWIDEDRKATPLKALQGMIWREGYEAQAYVSHMYPEVAGRLKAWHDQGLKLYVYSSGSVPAQKLMFGFSESGDLTPLFSGYFDTQTGHKREVESYRRIAEAIGLAPSQVLFLSDIREELDAARDAGMHTTHLVRPPLPMTDAGHPAVADFNAIQP is encoded by the coding sequence ATGTCCGATATCCGCGCCGTCCTCACCGACATCGAGGGCACCACCAGCTCGATTGATTTCGTGAAGGATGTGCTCTTCCCCTACGCCCGGCAGCACCTGCCCGCGTTCGTGGAGACCCATGCCGACGAGCCCGAGGTGCAGCACTGGCTGCACGAGGCCGCGAAGGAAGCGGGTATCGTCGAGGCCTCGCGCACCGAGATCATCGACCTGCTGATCCGCTGGATCGACGAAGACCGCAAGGCCACGCCGCTCAAGGCCCTGCAGGGCATGATCTGGCGCGAAGGCTACGAGGCGCAGGCCTATGTCTCGCACATGTACCCCGAAGTGGCCGGCCGCCTGAAGGCCTGGCACGACCAGGGGCTCAAGCTCTACGTGTACTCCTCCGGCTCGGTGCCGGCGCAGAAGCTCATGTTCGGCTTCAGCGAAAGCGGCGACCTGACGCCGCTGTTCTCGGGCTATTTCGATACCCAGACGGGCCACAAGCGCGAGGTCGAATCCTACCGCCGCATCGCCGAGGCCATCGGCCTGGCGCCGTCACAGGTGCTGTTCCTCTCGGATATCCGCGAAGAGCTGGATGCCGCGCGCGACGCCGGCATGCACACCACCCATCTCGTTCGCCCGCCGCTGCCCATGACCGATGCCGGCCACCCGGCCGTGGCGGATTTCAATGCCATCCAGCCTTGA